The following are encoded in a window of Streptomyces sp. Go-475 genomic DNA:
- a CDS encoding SMI1/KNR4 family protein, translated as MTDTTAFDWRSFLLKWSGEWADSLPDDDTRSADDEAARQARWLGFPPASEERIAAMEERLGRRMPPSYREFLKVSDGWRHAGGFVWLLSGTEDARWHDNESGLADLTEEYLDEDAGPEERREADLWRRGLQLDVEADATYVLLDPEDVDEDGEWAVYTWASWRAAPPERHANFLAFMQDMHREFHSLRAHRGDGEPEFASDTTRELDARMEEARLEALRGDWEQAGRALDEAKEYGRPRAAGLGDQIRRLLGETSMVYFDGLVTDPRYAPELLPPLVAEHAAHSYRDDSTLLFHLRGADEDLVSLAYATLDQVRNGTYRYAPAGPFGEAVERARELARWGDSDGAWRTLTDALPLWEPLGPDHLAPLAWVADPLLGPLLTPERGRELLSTPRGGQEGEAPRPGAGLDPGGLAWLAEPDPGNNRTSYRFVLVEGVEPEELPGRLADGDGAVLNEPMTLWEARRGSLGSQQEFSSFDDRALMAVGRAGAGWSFAFDGDPAPFDQRRFVSPAAAAGAGTRAVVVWSGLRPWHGEPFFHLSVALDGVEQYAFTHADGETRRSGEIPRALDPSRFFGGAPEDSAEVERPLLEAVGQEFGVSLPRHAIVNGRLHTFTTRSWTRPPRDGETYAVLRIG; from the coding sequence ATGACGGACACCACGGCATTCGACTGGCGTTCCTTCCTGCTCAAGTGGAGCGGGGAGTGGGCGGATTCCCTGCCGGACGACGACACGCGGAGCGCGGACGACGAGGCCGCGCGGCAGGCGCGGTGGCTGGGGTTCCCACCCGCGTCCGAGGAGCGGATCGCGGCCATGGAGGAGCGCCTCGGCCGCCGGATGCCCCCGTCGTACCGGGAGTTCCTCAAGGTCAGCGACGGGTGGCGGCACGCGGGCGGCTTCGTGTGGCTCCTGTCGGGCACCGAGGACGCCCGCTGGCACGACAACGAGTCGGGACTCGCCGACCTGACGGAGGAGTACCTGGACGAGGACGCCGGGCCCGAGGAGCGGCGGGAGGCGGACCTCTGGCGGCGCGGACTGCAGCTCGACGTCGAGGCCGACGCCACCTACGTCCTCCTGGACCCCGAGGACGTGGACGAGGACGGCGAATGGGCCGTGTACACGTGGGCGAGCTGGCGGGCCGCGCCACCCGAGCGGCACGCGAACTTCCTCGCCTTCATGCAGGACATGCACCGGGAGTTCCACAGCCTGCGCGCGCACCGGGGCGACGGGGAGCCGGAGTTCGCCAGCGACACGACGCGCGAGCTGGACGCCCGGATGGAGGAGGCCCGGCTGGAGGCCCTGCGCGGCGACTGGGAACAGGCCGGGAGGGCGCTGGACGAGGCCAAGGAGTACGGCAGACCGCGGGCCGCGGGGCTGGGCGACCAGATACGCCGTCTGCTCGGCGAGACCTCCATGGTGTACTTCGACGGGCTGGTGACGGACCCGCGGTACGCCCCCGAGCTGCTGCCGCCGCTGGTCGCCGAGCACGCGGCGCACTCGTACCGCGACGACTCCACGCTGCTCTTCCATCTGCGGGGCGCCGACGAGGACTTGGTGTCTCTCGCCTACGCGACGCTGGACCAGGTGCGGAACGGCACGTACCGGTACGCGCCGGCCGGACCGTTCGGGGAGGCGGTCGAGCGGGCGCGGGAGCTGGCCCGGTGGGGGGACTCCGACGGGGCGTGGCGGACCCTGACCGACGCCCTGCCCCTGTGGGAGCCGCTGGGGCCGGACCATCTGGCGCCGCTGGCCTGGGTGGCCGATCCCCTGCTGGGGCCGCTGCTGACTCCGGAGCGGGGCCGGGAGTTGCTGTCCACGCCGAGGGGCGGGCAGGAGGGTGAGGCACCGCGCCCGGGGGCCGGGCTCGACCCGGGCGGCCTGGCGTGGCTCGCGGAGCCGGACCCGGGCAACAACCGCACGTCCTACCGGTTCGTCCTCGTGGAGGGGGTGGAGCCGGAGGAGCTGCCCGGACGCCTCGCGGACGGGGACGGCGCCGTGCTGAACGAACCCATGACCCTCTGGGAGGCGCGCCGCGGGTCGCTGGGCAGCCAGCAGGAGTTCTCGTCCTTCGACGACAGGGCGCTCATGGCGGTGGGCCGGGCCGGCGCCGGCTGGAGCTTCGCCTTCGACGGTGATCCCGCCCCGTTCGACCAGCGGCGGTTCGTCTCGCCGGCCGCGGCCGCCGGCGCCGGCACCCGCGCGGTGGTGGTGTGGAGCGGCCTGAGGCCATGGCACGGGGAGCCGTTCTTCCACCTTTCGGTGGCGCTGGACGGTGTCGAGCAGTACGCGTTCACCCACGCGGACGGAGAGACCCGCCGGAGCGGGGAGATACCGCGGGCGCTGGATCCGAGCCGGTTCTTCGGCGGCGCCCCGGAGGACAGCGCCGAGGTGGAACGGCCGCTGCTGGAAGCGGTGGGCCAGGAGTTCGGTGTGTCGCTGCCGCGTCATGCCATCGTCAACGGACGGCTGCACACGTTCACCACCCGCTCCTGGACGCGTCCGCCGCGGGACGGCGAGACGTACGCGGTGCTCCGGATCGGGTAG
- a CDS encoding SDR family oxidoreductase: MGRLDEQVAIVTGGAGGIGTAVARALAAEGAAVVVADIRDAEGADLAARLGGRARFTHLDVTSEDDWQRAQAETERDLGPVSVLANIAGIIDWGPMGEQSPESFRRVVDVNLTGAWLGMRATAPSLRRAGGGVIVNMSSLSGLMAYAAIGAYAASKWGLRGLTKSAALELAPDRIRVCSVHPGAIRTPMTAGFDDAYTAGQPIPRFGQPDEVARMVLFIVTDATYSTGCEFVLDGGILAGPPAVLDPDD; encoded by the coding sequence ATGGGACGTCTCGACGAGCAGGTGGCGATCGTCACCGGTGGGGCCGGGGGCATCGGAACAGCGGTGGCCCGCGCCCTCGCGGCCGAGGGTGCCGCCGTCGTGGTCGCCGACATCCGGGACGCCGAGGGCGCGGACCTGGCGGCACGGCTCGGCGGCCGGGCCCGCTTCACACACCTGGACGTCACCAGCGAGGACGACTGGCAGCGGGCCCAGGCCGAGACCGAGCGCGACCTGGGGCCGGTCTCGGTCCTCGCGAACATCGCGGGGATCATCGACTGGGGCCCGATGGGGGAACAGAGCCCCGAGTCCTTCCGCCGGGTCGTCGACGTCAACCTCACGGGCGCCTGGCTGGGCATGCGCGCCACGGCGCCGTCACTGCGGCGGGCCGGCGGCGGCGTCATCGTGAACATGTCCTCCCTGTCCGGGCTGATGGCCTACGCCGCCATCGGGGCGTACGCGGCCAGCAAGTGGGGGCTGCGCGGACTGACCAAGAGCGCCGCGCTGGAACTGGCGCCCGACCGGATCCGGGTCTGCTCCGTGCACCCCGGAGCCATCCGCACCCCCATGACGGCCGGCTTCGACGACGCGTACACCGCCGGGCAGCCGATCCCCCGCTTCGGCCAGCCCGACGAGGTCGCCCGCATGGTGCTCTTCATCGTCACGGACGCCACCTACTCGACGGGCTGCGAGTTCGTCCTGGACGGCGGCATCCTCGCCGGACCACCGGCCGTCCTGGACCCCGACGACTGA
- a CDS encoding TetR/AcrR family transcriptional regulator, which yields MPRRVDHAERRTEIAEALVRAAGRLGLHAVGMRDVAAEAGVSLRLVQYYFESKEKLLLFGLRHLTERFARRVAARVAAAGADPGPRAVIEALLAAALPVDAESRTFHHLYTSYAVLAVTDEALAAQPFIKDPDSAEDTVAGLLRQAAEQGRLRPGVDPRAAAAGLLSLSAGLGTSVLVGQRSAESATGVLAHQLDLIFLPGPAGTA from the coding sequence ATGCCCAGACGCGTCGACCATGCGGAGCGGCGGACCGAGATCGCGGAGGCACTCGTCCGGGCCGCCGGGCGGCTGGGCCTGCACGCGGTGGGGATGCGCGACGTGGCGGCGGAGGCGGGTGTGTCGCTCCGGCTGGTGCAGTACTACTTCGAGTCCAAGGAGAAGCTGCTGCTCTTCGGGCTCCGCCATCTCACCGAGCGGTTCGCGCGAAGGGTGGCCGCCCGGGTGGCGGCCGCGGGCGCCGACCCGGGGCCGCGCGCGGTGATCGAGGCGCTCCTGGCGGCGGCCCTGCCGGTCGATGCCGAGAGCCGCACCTTTCACCACCTGTACACCTCGTACGCGGTCCTGGCCGTGACGGACGAGGCGCTCGCCGCCCAGCCGTTCATCAAGGACCCGGACAGCGCCGAGGACACCGTGGCCGGGCTGCTCCGGCAAGCGGCGGAGCAAGGGCGGTTGCGGCCCGGCGTGGACCCCCGGGCGGCGGCGGCCGGTCTGCTGTCCCTGTCCGCCGGGCTCGGCACCAGCGTCCTGGTCGGCCAGCGCAGCGCCGAGTCGGCCACCGGCGTGCTCGCCCACCAGCTGGACCTGATCTTCCTGCCCGGCCCCGCCGGCACCGCCTGA
- a CDS encoding dihydrofolate reductase family protein — MTATYTFDVFSSLDGYGTARAGWTGYWGKQGPELLDHRLELYGAEQRMVFGANTYRAFARMLASSTEESDVRDPWVTRMRNLPATVVSTTLEGPLDWPDATVVSGDAVDVVTRLKEESDVPLRSHGSLSMNRALMAAGLVDRLQVTLFPVITGRTGLNPVFQGAADFDLELVGHRTLDGHIQELVYRPTLH, encoded by the coding sequence ATGACCGCCACCTACACCTTCGACGTCTTCTCCAGCCTCGACGGCTACGGCACCGCCCGCGCCGGCTGGACCGGCTACTGGGGCAAGCAAGGTCCCGAGTTGCTCGACCACCGCCTTGAGCTGTACGGCGCGGAACAGCGGATGGTCTTCGGGGCCAACACCTACCGGGCGTTCGCGCGGATGCTGGCGTCGAGCACCGAGGAGTCCGACGTACGTGACCCATGGGTCACCCGGATGAGGAACCTGCCCGCCACGGTGGTGTCGACGACGCTGGAAGGCCCCCTCGACTGGCCCGACGCGACCGTCGTGAGCGGTGACGCCGTCGACGTCGTCACCCGGCTCAAGGAGGAGTCCGACGTGCCGTTGCGCTCGCACGGCAGCCTGTCGATGAACCGGGCGCTGATGGCGGCCGGCCTGGTCGACCGCCTGCAGGTGACGCTCTTCCCCGTCATCACCGGCCGGACCGGGCTGAACCCGGTCTTCCAGGGCGCGGCCGACTTCGACCTCGAGCTGGTCGGGCACCGGACGCTCGACGGTCACATCCAGGAACTCGTCTACCGGCCCACCCTCCACTGA
- a CDS encoding DMT family transporter: protein MHTVLPVVFAVCAAFSNAVATVLQRKAALTVPRSEGFRAGLMLDLLHRPVWLAGILAVIGAAVCQALALATGPLTIVQPLFVLELPLTLVVASLLMHRRLPGTGWLAMTVVVAGLAIALAAASPTGNRTHVELDRWIPALAVCAGAVVGLALAAVRRPEGRARAAFLGAATAISYAVTAALMKAATHILDDQGILGFLTAWQTYAFAATGVCALFLLENAMQAGPLVASQPALTLGDALVSLALGILLYEETVRSGWWLLPQLFGAALIAAGVLALARIPLTQSLVAPDEERRPAEAP, encoded by the coding sequence CTGCACACCGTGCTCCCCGTCGTGTTCGCGGTCTGCGCGGCCTTCAGCAATGCCGTGGCGACGGTGCTGCAACGCAAGGCGGCGCTCACCGTGCCGCGCTCGGAGGGGTTCCGGGCCGGGCTGATGCTCGATCTCCTGCACCGGCCCGTCTGGCTGGCCGGGATCCTCGCGGTGATCGGCGCCGCCGTCTGCCAGGCGCTGGCGCTGGCGACCGGGCCGCTGACGATCGTGCAGCCGCTGTTCGTGCTGGAGCTGCCGCTGACCCTCGTCGTCGCCTCGCTGCTGATGCACCGGAGGCTGCCGGGCACGGGCTGGCTGGCCATGACGGTGGTGGTGGCGGGGCTGGCGATCGCGCTCGCCGCCGCGTCGCCCACCGGCAACCGCACCCATGTGGAGCTGGACCGCTGGATCCCCGCGCTCGCCGTGTGCGCGGGGGCGGTGGTGGGCCTCGCCCTGGCCGCCGTCCGCCGCCCGGAGGGCCGGGCCCGGGCGGCGTTCCTGGGTGCGGCGACGGCGATCAGCTACGCGGTGACGGCGGCGCTGATGAAGGCCGCCACCCACATCCTCGACGACCAGGGGATCCTGGGGTTCCTCACCGCCTGGCAGACGTACGCGTTCGCCGCGACCGGCGTGTGCGCCCTGTTCCTGCTGGAGAACGCGATGCAGGCCGGTCCGCTGGTCGCCTCGCAGCCCGCGCTCACCCTCGGCGACGCGCTGGTGAGTCTCGCCCTCGGCATCCTCCTGTACGAGGAGACGGTCCGCTCCGGCTGGTGGCTGCTGCCCCAGCTGTTCGGTGCGGCGCTGATCGCCGCGGGCGTCCTGGCGCTGGCGCGGATCCCGCTCACCCAGTCGCTGGTGGCGCCGGACGAGGAGCGCCGGCCGGCCGAAGCGCCCTGA
- a CDS encoding acyl-CoA thioesterase II, producing MTTNPAERLVDLLDLEQIEVNIFRGRSPQESLQRVFGGQVAGQALVAAGRTTDGDRPVHSLHAYFLRPGIPGVPIVYQVERVRDGRSFTTRRVTAVQQGRTIFNLTASFHKPEEGSFEHQLPPARYVPNPESLPTVTDEIREHLGALPEQLERMARRQPFDIRYVDRLRWSPEDVEDAEPRSAVWMRAVGPLGDDPLVHTCALTYASDMTLLDAVRIPVEPLWGPRGFDMASLDHAMWFHRPFRADDWLLYDQESPIAVGGRGLARGRIYDRDGRLVVSVVQEGLFRKLG from the coding sequence ATGACGACGAACCCGGCCGAGAGACTGGTCGACCTGCTCGATCTGGAGCAGATCGAGGTCAACATCTTCCGTGGCCGCAGCCCGCAGGAGTCCCTGCAGCGGGTGTTCGGGGGCCAGGTGGCGGGCCAGGCCCTGGTCGCCGCCGGCCGCACCACGGACGGTGACCGTCCTGTGCATTCGCTGCACGCGTACTTCCTGCGCCCGGGCATCCCGGGCGTGCCGATCGTCTACCAGGTCGAGCGCGTGCGCGACGGCCGGTCGTTCACGACCCGCCGGGTCACGGCCGTGCAGCAGGGCCGCACGATCTTCAACCTCACCGCTTCCTTCCACAAGCCGGAGGAGGGCAGCTTCGAGCACCAGCTGCCGCCGGCCCGCTACGTCCCGAACCCGGAGTCGCTCCCGACCGTCACGGACGAGATCCGGGAGCACCTGGGCGCCCTGCCCGAGCAGTTGGAGCGGATGGCCCGTCGCCAGCCCTTCGACATCCGCTACGTGGACCGGCTGCGCTGGAGCCCGGAGGACGTCGAGGACGCCGAGCCGCGCAGCGCCGTGTGGATGCGCGCGGTCGGGCCGCTCGGCGACGATCCGCTCGTCCACACCTGCGCCCTCACCTACGCCAGCGACATGACCCTCCTGGACGCCGTCCGCATCCCGGTCGAGCCGCTCTGGGGCCCGCGCGGCTTCGACATGGCGTCCCTGGACCACGCGATGTGGTTCCACCGCCCCTTCCGCGCCGACGACTGGCTGCTGTACGACCAGGAGTCCCCCATCGCGGTCGGCGGCCGTGGTCTGGCCCGGGGCCGCATCTACGACCGTGACGGCCGACTGGTCGTGTCGGTCGTGCAGGAGGGGCTCTTCCGGAAGCTGGGCTGA
- a CDS encoding alpha/beta fold hydrolase, producing the protein MSSSATAPRQADVGRFVSDAWRERYFAACDAVYALGAPASWEQDVETSFATTHVYRYDPADPAARDRTPVVLVHGAGSACSAMWYPNTADLSSERPVYALDTPGDPGRSVQRAPIHQPERAAQWLDESLAALGLDRVHLVGSSYGGWLALNQAHHRPERLASVTLLDPGGLEKVGLRFFVWIFASLFATFAPKALRPRLAAWLEQPVLVVPELRAMVRSGVRAYRIRRPAPLPLSETELAGITTPLYLLMGKRSLLVHPQRQLERVPRLIPGARAEILSDTGHGPQIDHAERSNRLMLDFMDAVERGGADAVRR; encoded by the coding sequence GTGTCCTCGTCCGCAACAGCCCCCCGCCAGGCCGATGTCGGCCGCTTCGTCAGCGACGCCTGGCGCGAGCGGTACTTCGCCGCCTGCGACGCCGTCTACGCGCTGGGCGCACCGGCCTCCTGGGAGCAGGACGTGGAGACGTCCTTCGCGACCACCCACGTCTACCGCTACGACCCGGCCGACCCCGCCGCCCGCGACCGCACCCCGGTCGTCCTCGTGCACGGCGCGGGCAGTGCCTGCTCCGCCATGTGGTATCCGAACACCGCCGACCTGAGCTCCGAGCGGCCCGTCTACGCCCTCGACACCCCGGGCGATCCCGGCCGCAGCGTCCAGCGCGCGCCCATCCACCAGCCCGAGCGGGCCGCCCAGTGGCTCGACGAGTCCCTTGCCGCGCTCGGACTCGACCGGGTCCACCTCGTGGGCAGCTCGTACGGCGGCTGGCTCGCCCTGAACCAGGCACACCACAGGCCCGAGCGCCTCGCCTCGGTCACCCTGCTCGATCCGGGCGGCCTGGAGAAGGTGGGGCTGCGCTTCTTCGTGTGGATCTTCGCGAGCCTGTTCGCCACCTTCGCCCCCAAGGCGCTGCGGCCCCGCCTCGCCGCCTGGCTGGAGCAGCCCGTGCTCGTGGTGCCGGAACTGCGTGCCATGGTCAGGAGCGGAGTGCGCGCCTACCGCATACGCCGCCCTGCCCCCCTGCCCCTGTCCGAGACCGAACTGGCGGGCATCACCACGCCGCTGTACCTGCTCATGGGCAAGCGCAGCCTGCTGGTCCACCCCCAGCGGCAGCTGGAGCGCGTCCCACGACTCATCCCGGGCGCCCGGGCCGAGATCCTCTCCGACACCGGCCACGGACCCCAGATCGACCATGCCGAGCGGAGCAACCGCCTGATGCTGGACTTCATGGACGCCGTGGAGCGCGGCGGGGCTGATGCGGTGAGGAGGTGA
- a CDS encoding DNA-formamidopyrimidine glycosylase family protein, which yields MPELPDVEGFRQVLESCAKGRVIRGVDVRDAGVLHGVDARRLRDALEGRRFGTPERHGKWLLARTGGPTLVLHFGMTGRLVCGRADDPVEAHDRVLFTLGGGRQLRFRDQRKLQGLWLAHDEADIDRLLGRQGPDALAVDRREFESVLASRRGALKTALTDQSVLAGLGNLLADEILWRARLRPDRPARDLAETDRRRLYSEMRRTLRSSVSAGCVPPRDSWLTGHRDERDPRCPRCGTGLRRSRMGGRGTVWCPRCQPDG from the coding sequence CTGCGCGAAAGGCCGGGTCATCCGGGGCGTGGACGTGCGGGACGCGGGTGTCCTGCACGGCGTCGACGCCCGGCGCCTGCGGGACGCGCTGGAGGGGCGGCGGTTCGGCACGCCGGAGCGGCACGGCAAGTGGCTGCTCGCCCGCACCGGCGGCCCCACCCTCGTGCTGCACTTCGGGATGACGGGCCGGCTGGTCTGCGGCCGTGCCGACGATCCCGTGGAGGCGCATGACCGGGTCCTGTTCACCCTGGGTGGCGGACGTCAGCTGCGCTTCCGTGACCAGCGCAAGCTCCAGGGGCTGTGGCTGGCCCACGACGAGGCCGACATCGACCGGCTGCTGGGGCGGCAGGGGCCGGACGCGCTGGCGGTGGACCGACGGGAGTTCGAGTCCGTGCTCGCGTCGCGGCGCGGGGCGCTCAAGACGGCACTCACCGACCAGTCCGTCCTCGCCGGGCTCGGCAACCTGCTCGCCGACGAGATCCTGTGGCGTGCCCGGCTGCGCCCCGACCGCCCGGCGCGTGATCTCGCCGAGACCGACCGCCGTCGCCTGTACAGCGAGATGCGCCGCACTCTGCGCTCCTCCGTCTCCGCGGGCTGCGTCCCGCCGCGTGACTCCTGGCTCACCGGCCATCGCGACGAGCGCGACCCGAGGTGCCCGCGCTGCGGCACCGGACTGCGCCGGTCCCGGATGGGGGGCCGCGGCACGGTGTGGTGCCCGCGGTGCCAGCCGGACGGCTGA